In the bacterium genome, one interval contains:
- a CDS encoding RDD family protein, producing MHEPARPLPVAGEPIQEIRSAEQVALRFPIAGPGTRVLAYAIDAMVLGLIECAVLIGLFLTTPLAQSILEAFRPLLDEGLGGRAQEMLVNAGMLVIALLIIGQLLVEWAYFMLSEWLTGGRSIGKRAVGLRVMGDDGLPLTSRASLVRNLLRAVDALPGSYVVGLVAIVASPRCQRLGDLAAGTIVVRLDAGAPLDLPIDGDSAGDAFRFSHAQVAALGPLERQLLRQTLRRVEALDGEPAAVAVERSVEALRGRMGYEPVAPGQRMEFLRALLRVIERG from the coding sequence ATGCATGAGCCGGCGCGCCCGCTTCCCGTCGCCGGCGAGCCGATCCAGGAGATCCGCTCCGCCGAGCAGGTCGCGCTGCGCTTCCCGATCGCCGGTCCGGGGACGCGCGTGCTCGCCTACGCGATCGACGCGATGGTGCTGGGGCTCATCGAATGCGCCGTCCTCATCGGGTTGTTCCTGACCACGCCGCTGGCGCAGTCGATCCTCGAAGCGTTCCGACCGCTGCTCGACGAGGGGCTCGGCGGGCGCGCCCAGGAGATGCTGGTGAACGCCGGGATGCTGGTGATCGCGTTGCTGATCATCGGCCAACTGCTCGTCGAGTGGGCGTACTTCATGCTGAGCGAGTGGCTGACCGGCGGTCGGTCGATCGGCAAGCGGGCGGTCGGTCTGCGGGTGATGGGCGACGATGGCCTGCCGCTCACCAGCCGCGCCTCGCTGGTGCGCAACCTGTTGCGCGCCGTCGACGCGCTGCCCGGCAGCTACGTCGTCGGGCTGGTGGCGATCGTCGCTTCGCCGCGCTGCCAGCGGCTGGGCGATCTCGCCGCCGGGACCATCGTCGTCCGTCTCGACGCCGGGGCGCCGCTCGACCTGCCGATCGACGGCGATTCGGCGGGCGACGCCTTCCGCTTCAGCCACGCCCAGGTCGCCGCCCTCGGTCCGCTGGAGCGCCAGCTCCTGCGCCAGACCCTGCGCCGGGTGGAGGCGCTGGACGGCGAGCCCGCGGCGGTGGCCGTCGAACGCAGCGTCGAGGCGCTGCGCGGCCGCATGGGCTACGAGCCGGTGGCGCCGGGACAGCGGATGGAATTCCTGCGCGCCCTGCTGCGGGTCATCGAGCGCGGCTGA
- a CDS encoding stage II sporulation protein M: MTPRPAEPIAPRRGAARADLQRFAALVERAERLRVRGVGFDELRELAALYRTHVARLAVARDRDADPDAVRTLNGLCARAYAALFSERAARTRRPWSQALRAALGQTWRAQVIAWALLAAGMLLGGGLTWHDPLAVHALVPSGMGYSPDQLDALLASATARERFFAAHAMPAGLKAVFGSFLFANNTRVGLLAFATGMLAGIPTLLLTLYNGILLGAFASIFLHDPWPLAFLAWILPHGVPELTAISLCAAGGLQLGAAVAMPGPRGRAAALADAVPPVLVLLGAALPLFVVAALIESFVRQSALGTAPRLAVAALWIAAAVALVVAARRAAPPHAADTSWLRDLT; the protein is encoded by the coding sequence ATGACGCCGCGACCAGCCGAGCCCATCGCGCCCCGCCGTGGCGCGGCGCGCGCCGACCTGCAGCGCTTCGCGGCGCTGGTCGAGCGCGCCGAACGGCTCCGCGTCCGCGGCGTCGGCTTCGACGAGCTGCGGGAGCTGGCGGCGCTGTATCGCACCCACGTGGCGCGCCTGGCGGTGGCGCGCGATCGCGACGCCGATCCGGACGCCGTGCGGACGCTGAACGGGCTCTGCGCCCGCGCCTACGCGGCGCTGTTCAGCGAGCGCGCCGCGCGCACCCGCCGCCCCTGGTCGCAGGCGCTGCGCGCCGCCCTCGGCCAGACCTGGCGCGCGCAGGTGATCGCCTGGGCGCTGCTCGCCGCCGGCATGCTGCTCGGCGGCGGCCTCACCTGGCACGACCCGCTCGCCGTGCACGCGCTGGTGCCGTCGGGCATGGGCTACTCGCCCGATCAGCTCGACGCGCTGCTCGCCTCGGCGACGGCGCGCGAGCGCTTCTTCGCCGCGCACGCGATGCCGGCCGGCCTGAAGGCGGTGTTCGGCTCGTTCCTGTTCGCCAACAACACCCGCGTCGGGCTCCTGGCCTTCGCCACCGGCATGCTGGCCGGCATTCCGACGCTGCTGTTGACCCTCTACAACGGCATCCTGCTCGGCGCCTTCGCCTCGATCTTTCTCCACGATCCGTGGCCTCTCGCGTTCCTCGCCTGGATCCTACCACACGGCGTGCCGGAGCTGACGGCCATTTCGCTCTGCGCCGCCGGCGGCCTCCAACTGGGCGCCGCGGTGGCGATGCCCGGACCACGCGGCCGCGCCGCGGCGCTCGCCGACGCCGTCCCGCCGGTGCTGGTGCTCCTCGGCGCCGCCCTGCCGCTGTTCGTGGTCGCGGCGCTGATCGAGAGCTTCGTCCGCCAGTCCGCGTTGGGCACCGCGCCGCGTCTCGCCGTCGCCGCGCTGTGGATCGCCGCCGCGGTCGCTCTGGTGGTCGCCGCCCGCCGCGCCGCGCCGCCGCACGCGGCCGACACGAGCTGGCTGCGCGACCTGACGTGA